A genome region from Saccharicrinis carchari includes the following:
- a CDS encoding DUF2179 domain-containing protein, whose translation MDATFYDSFWFVFVLLPLLIFISRILDVSIGTLRIIFVSRGDKIIAPILGFFEVLIWILAITGIMANLDNWITYVAYAGGFAAGNYIGLLLEERMALGVRMIRIITSHDANPLIANLRSAGFGVTTVRATGKDGMVHVIYSIIPRSKTTQVVEKIKEFNPRAFYSVEDVRGINTNSYSFGQRTPAILTPRWMRKGK comes from the coding sequence TTTTGCTTCCCCTACTCATTTTTATATCGCGCATTTTGGATGTTAGCATTGGTACTTTGCGTATCATATTTGTATCCAGAGGTGATAAAATTATTGCACCCATATTGGGCTTTTTTGAGGTGCTGATATGGATTCTGGCGATAACGGGTATCATGGCGAATCTGGACAATTGGATTACTTATGTGGCCTATGCCGGGGGATTTGCTGCAGGCAATTATATCGGTTTACTTTTGGAGGAGCGCATGGCATTAGGCGTTCGCATGATACGTATCATCACCTCGCATGATGCGAACCCCTTAATTGCGAACCTACGTAGCGCCGGCTTTGGTGTAACCACCGTTAGGGCAACAGGTAAAGATGGTATGGTGCATGTAATTTATTCTATTATTCCCCGCAGTAAAACAACGCAGGTGGTTGAAAAGATAAAGGAATTTAACCCCAGAGCCTTTTACTCGGTGGAGGATGTTAGAGGAATTAATACCAACAGCTACAGCTTTGGTCAGCGTACCCCTGCTATACTTACCCCGCGTTGGATGAGGAAAGGCAAGTAG
- the eno gene encoding phosphopyruvate hydratase, which yields MGQIANVHAREILDSRGNPTIEVEVTLDCGVMGRAAVPSGASTGEHEALELRDGDKNRYLGKGVQKAVANVNDIIAPELIGYNVVDQVGVDTKMLELDGTKTKSKLGANGILGVSLATARAAAEYLEMPLYRYIGGTNARTLPVPMMNIINGGSHSDATIAFQEFMIRPIGAPSFKEGLRMGAEVFHALAKVLKGKGLSTAVGDEGGFAPMLGGTEDAIDAILTAIKNAGYNPGRAEDGGDISIAMDCAASEFFKDGVYDYSIYEPNGKKRNSVEQAAYLAELVEKYPIDSIEDGMDENDWDGWVALNNKIGDKCQIVGDDLFVTNVDYLKKGIELGAANSILIKVNQIGTLTETLNAIEMAHRAGYTSVTSHRSGETEDSTIADIAVATNSGQIKTGSLSRSDRMAKYNQLLRIEEELGEGAIYGYKRVQKA from the coding sequence ATGGGACAAATTGCAAATGTACATGCCCGCGAGATTCTGGATTCACGCGGAAACCCTACCATTGAGGTAGAAGTTACTTTAGATTGTGGTGTAATGGGTAGAGCGGCTGTTCCGTCCGGTGCATCTACTGGTGAGCACGAAGCTTTAGAGCTTAGAGATGGAGATAAAAATCGTTATTTGGGCAAAGGCGTTCAAAAAGCCGTGGCCAATGTTAACGATATTATTGCCCCCGAATTAATCGGTTATAATGTGGTTGATCAGGTAGGTGTCGATACAAAAATGTTGGAGCTGGACGGTACTAAAACTAAAAGCAAATTAGGAGCCAATGGTATTCTGGGTGTTTCTTTAGCCACAGCAAGAGCGGCTGCTGAGTATCTGGAAATGCCTTTGTATCGTTATATAGGAGGTACCAATGCACGTACTTTACCTGTGCCCATGATGAATATTATCAATGGTGGATCTCACTCTGATGCAACCATCGCATTTCAGGAGTTTATGATTCGTCCTATTGGTGCTCCTTCCTTTAAAGAAGGTTTGCGTATGGGTGCGGAAGTATTCCACGCGCTGGCCAAAGTGTTAAAAGGAAAAGGATTGTCTACAGCTGTGGGTGACGAAGGTGGCTTTGCACCTATGCTGGGTGGTACAGAGGATGCAATTGATGCTATCCTTACGGCAATTAAAAACGCCGGCTATAATCCCGGACGTGCCGAGGATGGTGGTGATATCTCTATCGCCATGGATTGTGCCGCCTCCGAGTTCTTTAAAGACGGTGTTTACGATTACAGCATTTATGAGCCCAATGGTAAAAAACGTAACTCTGTTGAGCAGGCGGCTTACCTCGCCGAATTAGTGGAGAAATACCCCATCGATTCTATCGAAGACGGGATGGACGAGAACGATTGGGACGGATGGGTTGCCCTGAATAACAAGATTGGCGATAAGTGTCAGATTGTTGGCGATGACCTGTTTGTTACCAATGTAGATTACCTTAAAAAAGGTATAGAGTTGGGTGCTGCTAATTCTATCCTTATAAAAGTAAACCAAATTGGTACGCTAACCGAAACCTTAAATGCCATTGAAATGGCGCACAGAGCCGGTTATACCTCAGTTACTTCACACCGCTCGGGCGAAACAGAAGATTCTACCATTGCCGATATTGCCGTAGCCACTAACAGTGGACAGATTAAAACAGGTTCTTTGAGCCGTTCGGATCGTATGGCCAAATACAATCAGTTGCTCCGTATCGAGGAGGAATTGGGCGAGGGTGCTATCTATGGTTACAAGAGAGTGCAAAAAGCTTAA
- the rplQ gene encoding 50S ribosomal protein L17 translates to MRHRKKFNHLGRKSAHRKAMLANMANSLIMHKRIKTTEAKAKALRIYVEPLITKSKDDSTAQRRVVFSYLKNKEAVSELFREVAAKIGERPGGYTRILKLGNRLGDNADMCYIELVDYNENMLTAGKGTEEKKTRRTRRKKSTATAKATTTAEASAEKAAEKKDSVESTEAKADEDKAKE, encoded by the coding sequence ATGAGACATAGAAAAAAGTTTAATCACTTAGGTCGAAAAAGTGCTCACCGTAAAGCAATGTTGGCTAATATGGCTAATTCTCTTATCATGCATAAAAGAATTAAAACCACAGAGGCTAAAGCAAAAGCATTGCGTATTTACGTGGAGCCGCTTATTACAAAATCTAAGGATGATTCTACTGCACAAAGAAGAGTTGTTTTTAGTTACCTAAAAAATAAAGAAGCAGTGTCGGAGCTGTTTAGAGAAGTAGCAGCTAAAATAGGCGAACGACCAGGTGGTTATACGCGTATTTTAAAGCTGGGAAACCGATTGGGAGATAATGCAGATATGTGTTATATCGAATTGGTGGATTACAACGAAAACATGCTTACGGCTGGCAAGGGAACGGAAGAAAAGAAAACACGTCGTACGCGTCGTAAAAAGTCTACAGCCACCGCTAAGGCAACAACTACTGCCGAAGCAAGTGCTGAAAAAGCAGCGGAGAAGAAAGATTCAGTAGAATCTACCGAGGCCAAAGCAGACGAGGATAAAGCTAAAGAATAG
- a CDS encoding DNA-directed RNA polymerase subunit alpha — MAILAFQKPDKVIMLESDKHLGRFEFRPLEPGYGITVGNALRRILLSSLEGFAITSVKIEGVDHEFSTIPGVINDVADIILNLKQIRFKQIVEEVDSEKLTISVSGKKELKAGELNNFMTGFEVLNPDQTICLMNPDVNLKMELTINKGRGYVPAEENHSVENEIGVIAIDSIYTPVRNVKYSIENYRVEQKTDYEKLLIEIETDGSIHPKDALKEAAKILIYHFMLFSDERITLDSDEKFGNEEFDEEVLHMRQLLKTKLVDLDLSVRALNCLKAADVESLGELVQFNRNDLLKFRNFGKKSLTELDDLLQVMNLTFGMDITKYKLDKE, encoded by the coding sequence ATGGCAATATTAGCATTCCAAAAACCGGATAAAGTTATCATGCTTGAATCGGACAAGCATTTGGGTCGATTTGAATTCCGTCCGCTAGAACCGGGTTATGGTATTACAGTTGGAAATGCCTTAAGAAGAATTTTGTTATCCTCATTAGAAGGTTTCGCTATTACATCGGTAAAAATTGAGGGAGTGGATCATGAGTTTTCCACCATACCCGGTGTTATAAACGATGTAGCGGATATTATTCTTAATCTTAAGCAAATCAGATTCAAGCAGATTGTTGAAGAGGTGGATAGTGAGAAGTTAACGATCAGCGTTTCGGGTAAAAAAGAATTAAAAGCAGGTGAACTGAATAATTTTATGACAGGATTTGAAGTGTTAAATCCTGATCAAACAATTTGCCTGATGAATCCCGATGTAAACCTTAAAATGGAGCTTACTATTAACAAAGGTAGAGGCTACGTTCCGGCAGAAGAAAACCACTCAGTGGAAAATGAAATCGGGGTAATTGCGATCGACTCTATATACACTCCCGTCAGAAATGTGAAATATTCGATAGAAAATTATCGGGTGGAGCAAAAAACTGACTACGAGAAACTACTTATTGAAATAGAAACAGACGGTTCTATCCATCCTAAAGATGCATTGAAAGAGGCTGCCAAAATACTGATTTACCATTTCATGCTGTTTTCCGATGAGAGAATTACGCTCGACTCGGACGAGAAGTTTGGTAACGAAGAGTTTGATGAAGAGGTGCTACACATGCGCCAGCTGCTAAAAACTAAGTTGGTAGACCTGGACCTTTCAGTGCGTGCACTAAACTGCCTTAAAGCAGCCGATGTGGAGTCACTGGGAGAGTTGGTTCAATTCAACCGTAACGATTTATTAAAGTTCCGTAACTTTGGCAAAAAGTCATTGACAGAACTCGATGATCTGTTGCAAGTGATGAACCTTACTTTTGGTATGGATATTACGAAGTATAAATTAGACAAGGAATAA
- the rpsD gene encoding 30S ribosomal protein S4, with protein MARYIGPKTRIARKFGEAIYGSDKSFERKNYPPGQHGNNRRRKTSEYGVQLKEKQKAKYTYGLLEKQFRNLFEKANRSKGITGEVLLGLLECRLDNVVYRLGIAPTRAAARQLVSHKHITVDGKIVNIPSYTLKGDQIVGVREKSKSLETITESLASSSVHNFSWLEWDSDSLSGKFLNMPAREDIPENITEQLIVELYSK; from the coding sequence ATGGCTAGATACATTGGACCAAAAACAAGAATTGCCCGTAAATTTGGTGAGGCAATTTATGGTTCGGATAAAAGCTTCGAGAGAAAAAATTATCCTCCGGGACAGCACGGTAACAACCGCAGAAGAAAAACTTCGGAATACGGCGTGCAGTTAAAAGAAAAACAAAAAGCAAAATATACCTACGGTCTATTAGAAAAACAATTTAGAAACTTGTTTGAAAAAGCAAATCGCTCAAAGGGAATTACCGGTGAGGTTTTGCTGGGTTTATTAGAGTGTCGTTTAGATAACGTGGTATATCGTTTAGGTATTGCGCCCACCAGGGCAGCGGCTCGTCAATTGGTTTCTCACAAGCACATTACGGTAGATGGTAAAATTGTTAACATTCCATCGTATACTTTAAAAGGCGATCAAATCGTTGGCGTACGCGAAAAGTCAAAATCACTGGAAACAATCACGGAATCACTTGCTTCCTCCTCGGTGCACAACTTTTCGTGGTTAGAGTGGGATAGTGACTCACTTAGTGGCAAGTTTTTAAACATGCCGGCACGGGAAGATATTCCGGAAAACATAACAGAACAATTGATAGTTGAATTGTATTCTAAATAA
- the rpsK gene encoding 30S ribosomal protein S11, whose protein sequence is MAKKTASQKKRVVKVEAQGEAHIHSSFNNIIISLTNKNGQVISWSSAGKMGFRGSKKNTPYAAQTAASDCAKVAYDAGLRKVKVYVKGPGNGRESAIRSIHSNGIEVTEIIDITPMPHNGCRPPKRRRV, encoded by the coding sequence ATGGCAAAGAAGACAGCGAGTCAGAAAAAGAGAGTCGTAAAAGTAGAGGCTCAGGGAGAAGCACATATTCACTCATCTTTCAATAATATTATTATTTCCTTGACCAATAAAAATGGTCAGGTAATATCCTGGTCAAGTGCTGGTAAAATGGGTTTTAGAGGTTCTAAAAAGAATACACCCTATGCTGCACAAACAGCCGCAAGCGATTGCGCTAAAGTGGCATATGATGCGGGATTAAGAAAGGTGAAAGTTTATGTGAAAGGACCCGGTAATGGCCGTGAATCTGCAATTCGTTCGATCCATTCAAACGGTATCGAGGTAACAGAAATAATAGATATCACACCAATGCCTCATAATGGGTGTCGTCCGCCTAAAAGACGTCGAGTTTAA
- the rpsM gene encoding 30S ribosomal protein S13: MARIAGVDIPTNKRGAVALTYIYGIGHSAAQKILGAAGVDADLKVSEWTDEQVSKVREVITEQYKIEGELRSEIQLNIKRLMDIGCYRGIRHRIGLPLRGQKTKNNARTRKGKKKTVANKKKATK; the protein is encoded by the coding sequence ATGGCTAGAATTGCTGGAGTTGATATACCTACCAACAAGCGTGGTGCGGTAGCATTAACATATATTTACGGAATTGGGCACAGTGCTGCTCAAAAAATCCTTGGCGCTGCCGGGGTTGATGCTGACCTAAAGGTGAGCGAATGGACCGACGAACAGGTAAGTAAAGTTCGAGAAGTAATTACAGAGCAATATAAAATTGAAGGTGAACTTCGCTCTGAAATTCAGTTAAACATCAAGCGATTGATGGACATAGGTTGTTACCGTGGCATCCGTCACCGTATTGGTTTACCTTTACGCGGACAGAAAACGAAAAACAACGCTCGTACACGTAAGGGCAAAAAGAAAACTGTTGCCAATAAAAAGAAAGCAACTAAATAA
- the ykgO gene encoding type B 50S ribosomal protein L36, which translates to MKVRASVKKRSADCKIVKRKGRLYVINKKNPKFKQRQG; encoded by the coding sequence ATGAAGGTTAGAGCATCTGTAAAAAAGAGAAGCGCCGATTGCAAAATCGTAAAACGCAAAGGACGCTTATACGTGATCAACAAAAAGAATCCCAAGTTTAAACAACGTCAAGGATAA
- the infA gene encoding translation initiation factor IF-1 gives MAKQSSIEQDGTIVEALSNAMFTVELENGHVITAHISGKMRMHYIKILPGDRVKVEMSPYDLTKGRISYRYKN, from the coding sequence ATGGCTAAACAATCCTCCATAGAACAAGACGGAACAATAGTTGAAGCCCTCTCAAATGCCATGTTTACCGTGGAATTGGAAAACGGGCATGTGATAACAGCGCATATCTCGGGTAAGATGAGAATGCACTATATAAAAATTTTGCCGGGTGACCGGGTTAAGGTGGAGATGTCTCCTTACGACCTAACAAAAGGCAGGATATCGTATCGATATAAAAATTAA
- the map gene encoding type I methionyl aminopeptidase, which produces MIYLKTDEEIELLRESNLLVAKTLGEVAKLIKPGVTTLELDKRAEEFIRDHDAIPGFLNYQGFPNSLCTSVNEQVVHGIPNKKPLKEGDIVSVDCGVLKNEFYGDSAYTFGVGQLSPEVEDLLKTTKEALYKGIENAVAGKRLGDIGYAVQRHSEAKGYSVVREMVGHGVGKNLHESPEVPNYGRRGYGVLLKPGMVIAIEPMINLGKRNIVQESDGWTIRTIDKMVSAHFEHTVAVGKNEADILSSFKFVEEVLTLQS; this is translated from the coding sequence ATGATATATCTTAAAACAGACGAGGAGATAGAGTTGCTTCGCGAAAGTAATCTTTTGGTGGCAAAAACACTGGGTGAGGTAGCCAAGCTGATTAAGCCGGGCGTTACCACATTGGAGCTGGATAAGAGAGCCGAGGAGTTTATAAGGGATCATGATGCTATCCCTGGTTTTTTAAATTACCAGGGATTTCCTAACAGCCTTTGCACTTCGGTAAATGAGCAAGTGGTTCATGGAATTCCCAATAAAAAACCGCTTAAAGAGGGCGACATTGTTTCAGTGGATTGTGGCGTGCTTAAAAACGAGTTTTATGGCGATTCGGCCTATACCTTTGGGGTGGGCCAACTGAGCCCGGAAGTGGAGGATTTGCTGAAAACAACCAAGGAGGCCTTATATAAAGGAATTGAAAATGCCGTTGCCGGAAAACGTTTAGGCGATATAGGCTATGCTGTGCAACGCCATAGCGAAGCGAAAGGTTATTCGGTGGTACGCGAAATGGTGGGGCACGGAGTAGGAAAAAACCTGCACGAATCGCCCGAAGTACCCAACTACGGCAGAAGAGGTTACGGTGTTTTGTTAAAACCGGGAATGGTTATCGCTATTGAGCCCATGATTAATTTGGGTAAACGAAATATTGTACAGGAAAGCGACGGATGGACGATTAGAACCATAGATAAAATGGTTTCTGCACACTTTGAACATACCGTAGCAGTGGGTAAAAATGAAGCAGATATACTTTCTAGTTTTAAATTTGTTGAAGAAGTATTAACTTTGCAGTCTTAA
- the secY gene encoding preprotein translocase subunit SecY has product MKLIETIRNIWKIEDLKARILTTLGLVLIYRLGSFIVLPGIDPTQLSALEQQTAEGVMGLLNMFSGGAFANASVFGLGIMPYISASIVIQLLGIAVPYFQKLQREGESGRRKINQITRYLTVIILLFQAPAYLANLPDVAVTSQGLMFKISSIIILTAGTMFVMWLGERITEKGIGNGISLIIMVGIIANLPFAAAAEFVSRFNEGGGLVMLLIEMVVLFFVFAGTILLVQGTRRIPVQYAKRIVGNKQYGGVRQYIPLKVNAAGVMPIIFAQAIMFVPIVLVGYAESETATGFAAAFSDMTGWVYNLVFALLIISFTYFYTAITINPTQMAEDMKRNGGFIPGVKPGKKTIEFLDSVMSKITLPGSVFLAIVAILPAFAMIAGVDRMFAQFYGGTSLLILVGVVLDTLQQIESHLLMRHYDGLMKSGRIKGRTGGGPAVY; this is encoded by the coding sequence ATGAAACTGATCGAAACAATTCGTAACATTTGGAAGATTGAGGATCTAAAAGCGCGCATTCTTACAACATTGGGACTGGTATTGATTTACCGTTTGGGGTCCTTCATTGTTTTGCCTGGTATAGATCCTACACAGTTAAGTGCACTCGAACAGCAGACTGCGGAAGGCGTTATGGGCCTTTTAAATATGTTTTCGGGTGGTGCGTTTGCTAACGCATCGGTATTTGGTTTGGGCATCATGCCCTATATCTCTGCCTCTATTGTGATTCAGCTTCTTGGCATTGCAGTTCCTTATTTTCAGAAACTACAACGCGAGGGCGAGAGCGGAAGACGCAAGATAAATCAGATAACGCGCTATCTTACAGTGATCATTCTATTGTTTCAGGCACCAGCCTATTTGGCAAACCTGCCCGATGTGGCAGTGACCTCACAAGGCTTGATGTTTAAAATCTCATCAATCATCATTCTTACTGCCGGTACAATGTTTGTTATGTGGCTCGGCGAAAGGATTACAGAAAAAGGTATCGGCAATGGTATATCATTGATTATCATGGTGGGTATTATCGCTAACTTACCTTTTGCCGCAGCAGCAGAATTTGTATCACGCTTTAATGAAGGTGGTGGTTTAGTTATGTTGTTAATTGAGATGGTGGTGCTGTTTTTTGTGTTTGCAGGTACAATACTGTTGGTACAGGGAACACGACGCATACCGGTGCAGTATGCCAAACGTATCGTTGGTAACAAGCAATACGGTGGCGTTCGTCAGTACATACCGCTAAAGGTAAATGCTGCAGGAGTAATGCCTATCATATTTGCACAAGCAATTATGTTTGTGCCTATTGTTTTGGTAGGATACGCCGAAAGTGAAACCGCTACAGGGTTTGCAGCAGCCTTTTCCGATATGACCGGCTGGGTTTACAACCTGGTATTTGCTTTATTAATTATATCTTTTACGTATTTTTATACAGCAATTACCATTAACCCAACGCAAATGGCAGAGGATATGAAGCGTAATGGCGGTTTTATTCCTGGTGTTAAACCGGGTAAAAAAACCATTGAGTTTTTGGACTCCGTGATGTCAAAAATCACTCTGCCCGGCTCGGTATTTCTGGCTATAGTGGCCATATTACCCGCCTTTGCCATGATTGCCGGTGTTGATAGAATGTTTGCACAATTTTACGGTGGAACATCTCTGTTAATTCTTGTTGGGGTGGTATTGGATACCTTGCAACAAATAGAAAGTCACCTGTTGATGCGTCACTACGATGGATTAATGAAGTCGGGAAGAATCAAAGGTAGAACCGGTGGTGGACCCGCTGTTTACTAA
- the rplO gene encoding 50S ribosomal protein L15, with amino-acid sequence MDLSNLKPAEGSTKTKKRIGRGQGSGRGGTSTRGHKGAKSRSGYSRKIGFEGGQMPLQRRVPKFGFKNINRVEYKAVNIDLLQLLAEKNNLTVIDVDTLREAGYINRNDRVKILGNGNISAKIEVKAHAFSKSAVSAIEAAQGTVVKL; translated from the coding sequence ATGGACTTAAGTAATTTAAAACCGGCAGAAGGTTCTACCAAAACAAAAAAACGCATTGGTAGAGGACAGGGTTCTGGCCGTGGTGGTACTTCTACCCGCGGACATAAGGGTGCCAAGTCCAGGTCTGGTTATTCACGAAAAATTGGTTTCGAAGGTGGTCAAATGCCTTTACAGAGACGTGTTCCTAAATTCGGATTTAAAAATATTAATCGCGTAGAGTATAAAGCGGTAAATATTGATTTGCTCCAGTTGCTGGCCGAAAAGAACAATCTTACTGTAATTGACGTTGATACACTTCGCGAAGCTGGTTATATCAACAGAAACGACCGGGTCAAAATACTTGGTAACGGTAACATTAGTGCCAAAATTGAAGTGAAAGCTCACGCCTTTTCTAAATCAGCGGTGAGCGCCATCGAGGCGGCTCAAGGAACCGTTGTAAAACTGTAA
- the rpmD gene encoding 50S ribosomal protein L30, translating into MAKITVKQIKSKIGAPERQKRTLAALGLTKINATREFEASPQILGMIEKVKHLVSVEK; encoded by the coding sequence ATGGCGAAAATAACAGTAAAGCAAATAAAGAGCAAAATCGGAGCTCCCGAACGTCAAAAAAGAACTTTGGCGGCTCTTGGACTAACTAAAATTAATGCAACCAGAGAATTTGAGGCAAGTCCTCAAATTCTTGGAATGATTGAAAAGGTGAAACACCTGGTTAGTGTAGAAAAATAA
- the rpsE gene encoding 30S ribosomal protein S5 — MAGDNTKVKSNNDLDLKDRLVAINRVTKVTKGGRTFSFSAMVVVGNENGIVGWGLGKAGEVTTAIAKGVDAAKKNLVKVPVYKGTIPHEQYSRYGGARVFMKPATHGTGVVAGGAMRAVLESAGITDVLAKSKGSSNSHNLVKATINALKELRDAHMVAQQRGVALDKVFNG; from the coding sequence ATGGCTGGAGATAATACAAAAGTAAAAAGTAATAACGATCTGGACCTTAAGGACAGATTAGTAGCCATTAATCGTGTAACCAAAGTTACCAAAGGTGGTAGAACTTTTAGTTTTTCTGCCATGGTTGTTGTGGGTAACGAAAATGGTATAGTGGGCTGGGGCCTGGGTAAAGCCGGCGAAGTAACCACAGCAATTGCCAAAGGAGTGGACGCCGCTAAAAAAAATCTGGTAAAAGTACCGGTATATAAAGGTACTATTCCGCATGAGCAGTACAGCAGATACGGCGGTGCCCGTGTGTTTATGAAACCTGCTACACATGGAACAGGAGTGGTGGCTGGTGGTGCCATGCGTGCCGTACTCGAAAGCGCCGGTATAACCGACGTTTTGGCTAAGTCAAAAGGTTCGTCTAATTCACACAACCTTGTTAAAGCAACCATCAACGCGCTCAAAGAACTCAGAGATGCACACATGGTAGCCCAACAAAGAGGTGTTGCGCTGGATAAAGTATTTAACGGATAA
- the rplR gene encoding 50S ribosomal protein L18, with protein MAFSKVERRLKIKNGIRAKIKGTAEKPRMSVYRSNKQISVQLVDDLSGNTLVAATSLEKEVAAQKVTKTEQAAKVGAIIAEKAKKAGIERVVFDRNGFLYHGRVKQLADAAREAGLKF; from the coding sequence ATGGCTTTTTCTAAAGTAGAAAGACGACTTAAAATAAAAAATGGTATCCGTGCCAAAATAAAAGGGACGGCTGAGAAGCCCCGGATGTCGGTTTACAGAAGCAACAAACAAATTTCTGTACAGTTGGTAGACGACCTTTCAGGTAATACACTTGTGGCAGCTACTTCACTTGAAAAGGAGGTGGCAGCACAAAAAGTGACCAAAACGGAGCAGGCAGCTAAAGTAGGCGCTATAATTGCCGAAAAGGCAAAAAAGGCCGGAATAGAAAGAGTGGTATTTGACCGTAACGGATTCTTGTATCACGGTAGAGTTAAACAATTAGCCGATGCTGCACGTGAAGCAGGTCTTAAATTTTAA
- the rplF gene encoding 50S ribosomal protein L6, which produces MSRIGNQPISIPAGVTVTVKESLVTVKGPKGELSQEVNPDMIVEVNEGQIDVKRPSESKKHRAQHGLYRSLINNMVEGVANGYVRKLELVGVGYRATNQGQILELSLGYSHPILMQMPPEIKVEAVTDRKSNPIITLESADKQLLGQICAKIRAMRKPEPYKGKGIKFVGEQIRRKAGKSAKV; this is translated from the coding sequence ATGTCAAGGATAGGAAATCAGCCCATCTCGATACCGGCCGGCGTTACCGTAACAGTAAAGGAAAGCCTGGTAACCGTAAAAGGACCCAAAGGAGAACTCTCGCAAGAAGTAAATCCGGATATGATAGTAGAGGTGAACGAGGGACAAATCGATGTGAAAAGACCGTCGGAATCAAAGAAACACCGCGCCCAACACGGTTTATATCGTTCGCTTATCAATAATATGGTTGAAGGCGTTGCCAATGGCTACGTAAGAAAACTGGAACTGGTAGGGGTAGGCTATAGAGCGACCAACCAAGGACAAATTTTGGAGTTGTCACTAGGTTACTCTCACCCCATTTTAATGCAGATGCCCCCAGAGATAAAAGTCGAAGCTGTTACAGACAGAAAGAGCAATCCGATTATTACATTAGAATCTGCAGATAAGCAATTGCTCGGTCAGATTTGCGCAAAAATTCGCGCTATGCGTAAACCTGAGCCTTACAAAGGTAAAGGTATCAAGTTTGTCGGAGAGCAAATCAGACGCAAAGCTGGTAAATCTGCTAAAGTTTAA
- the rpsH gene encoding 30S ribosomal protein S8: protein MTDPIADFLTRIRNAIMAKHKVVEIPASNLKREMTKVLYDKGYILNFKFVDDNKQGIIKIALKYDAQSKLSAIKSLKRVSTPGLRKYAGHKNIPRVLNGLGIAILSTSKGVMTDKEARGAQVGGEVLCYVY, encoded by the coding sequence ATGACAGATCCAATAGCAGATTTTCTGACTAGAATCAGAAATGCCATCATGGCAAAACACAAAGTTGTTGAAATCCCTGCATCAAATTTGAAAAGGGAAATGACCAAGGTGCTTTACGACAAAGGTTATATACTCAACTTCAAATTTGTGGACGACAACAAGCAAGGAATTATAAAGATTGCATTAAAATACGATGCTCAATCCAAACTTTCTGCAATTAAATCGCTAAAACGCGTTAGTACACCGGGCTTACGTAAGTATGCCGGTCACAAAAATATCCCCAGGGTATTAAATGGTTTAGGTATTGCCATCCTCTCCACTTCCAAAGGTGTTATGACCGATAAAGAAGCACGTGGAGCACAAGTTGGTGGCGAAGTTTTATGTTACGTATATTAA
- the rpsN gene encoding 30S ribosomal protein S14: MAKESMKAREVKRAKLVAKYAKKRAALKEAGDYEGLQKLPKNASPVRLHNRCKITGRPKGYMRQFGLSRIQFREMASAGLIPGIKKASW, encoded by the coding sequence ATGGCCAAGGAATCAATGAAGGCTCGTGAAGTAAAAAGAGCCAAGCTTGTAGCCAAATATGCTAAAAAAAGAGCGGCACTAAAAGAAGCGGGTGATTACGAAGGATTGCAAAAATTACCAAAAAATGCTTCTCCTGTACGTTTGCATAACCGTTGCAAAATCACAGGTCGTCCAAAAGGATATATGCGTCAATTCGGATTGTCCAGGATACAGTTCCGCGAAATGGCTTCAGCAGGGTTAATTCCCGGCATTAAAAAAGCCAGCTGGTAA